CAACGGAACCTGAGCCAACGGAACCGGAACCAACGGAACCTGAGCCAACGGAACCGGAACCAACGGAACCTGAGCCAACGGAACCTGAACCAACGGAACCGGAACCAACGGAACCGGAACCAACGGAACCTGAGCCAACGGAACCGGAACCAACGGAACCGGAACCAACGGAACCTGAGCCAACACTTCCACCGGTAGAAGTTCCAATAACACCACCATTTGAGTCAATAGCACCGACAAACCTTTCGGGCAAATCGCGATTGGGTGGCTTGTCCCTAAATACTGCTTCTGGAAGGCAATTCGTAGAGGGTTTTATCAATCAACTTGCCCCCCCTGGACTGACGATTGAAGCAGAGGTCGTAGTGAATGCAATCCTTGATGAGGTTCCAAGAGGGTTTCTGCCCAAAAAGCAGATTCGGCAGATTTTACTGTCAATTTTACTGTCAAGGCGTCTTACTGCTTTCCCCAAAGAAGCAGATAACTTAGATACTGAAAACTTTGGAAATGCTATAACGCCGAATTTTGCTGATTTCCTCTACACTGATTTTGGCACAGCACCAAATCAAAAATACCTGACAAGCGATGGTCTGCACGTTTATACGCGGGTTCCAGCGAAAGTTGATCGTGTTGAGTTTGGTCTCTCAGATGGTCCACCGAAGGCAGGCACAGAAGTTAAGATGGAGGGACTCGGAGCCGATACCATCCCTTATACTTTCCGCTTAGAGGAAACGCTTGCCGCGACGAACTTACCAGCATGGCCAGGTCTTGATAACACACAGTTGTTCTCAGAGGTTAGACTCCGGTACTCGACTAATGGTCCGAATCCGGAGGAAGGTTACTTCTCTAAGGTAATGACTCCGACTGATACTGGAAATGGTGTCGTTTGGGAAGAAAGTTTTGGGATACCTACCAGTGGCAGTGTCTATTACTTCTTTGAGGTCGAGCTCATTGATCCACTGTACTTCACCACACTGGACCGGGATGCTATTGCAGCTCTGGACCCAACTACCGTTACATTAGCAGATGTCTTTGATCCAGCGAATTTACATAAAATTAGGATTGATGGTTGGGCAATGCCTGATCCGCGTAACCTCCAATTAACCGACCGCGGTATTCTTGGAGATCTCTTCACACCTAACTTGGGAGCTGAATTTTCCCAGATATTGACTTCACCGCAAGTCCTTGATGTAGTTTCAAGAGCTCTCGCGGGTCAGCAAGTGAATATAAATGATATCTTGAATGTTGCAACACCAAAGCAGCTAAATAAGATCCGGAAGATATTGGTCCGGAACGCGAACGCTCTGATAACTCAATTTGAGAATGAATTCAATCCGAGGTTGGCTTCTGTCTTCACCGTGCCGCGCGTTGATCTGGCAACACATTCACTCTGGACTGCACGCATTGATAATATTGCTGATGGTAACTATCAGTTGAAAGTTGATGTCCTTCATGAGGATGGAACCGTTCTTGATCGGATTCAAGAGAATATCACTGTTGACACGAGTGCACCGGAAGCGGGTATTGGCATTAGTCCAAGTGATGCAAATGCTACCGGTTATTGGAACGATGATGATGACATTTTCGTCGCCACTGCACCTACTGCTGGTACCGCCGCGATGCTCAATATTATGGGCATGCCGAAGGCTGCTGACATAGGTCCAGGGGCAGGCTACCTGTTTTATCAAATGATTGGATTGAATGAAGATGGGACACCCTATCTTGGAGAACCATCGACCTATCAACCCAACACTTGGATGCCATTGACTGTTGATTCCACTATGTTGGTATCCAATATTTGGGAAGCAGTTAAGGCGGCAGTCGCAGAAGGAGAATTGGACGCGCCGTCGGATCCAATCCTGCAGGCAGCCTTGGCATCGCCTCTGAGTGTTGTGTTGGGTATCCTAAATGCTGATTTGATACAGCAATTCGCAGGTCCCTTCCTGAAGGATTTGGAGCCTTATATAGGGTTCAGCAGCTTAAGTGAGAGCCAAGCACAATTGATTGTTGAAGCACTCGGTCCTACAATAGATATCGTTGATCACCTTGTTCCAGTAACCTTTGATGCATCTGACCACCTTGTGATGCCTATCCAAGGTGAGGGATTGCCACTCATGGTTGGGAATTACGGTATCCGCGCAATGGGAATTGATACCCTCTTCAATGTCGGTTCATACACCGCACCTACACATCTCAGAATCGTTGCGCCTAATGATCCTGCACAAATAAACCGCGCAAGCGTTATACGTGTTAGTATCGGTGACCGTAACGGTGATGGCATAGTTGATGAACAGTATGAACACGGCACCATCTACGCAAATACGACACAAGGTGTGGAATTAACGATCAAGATTGACCAGCACCCGCACTTCTTAGCAGGGATCGCGGTAGAATACCAAGATGCAAACGGTAATTGGCAACCGAGCCCTGTCGCATTCAGTGCAGATGAACTCGCTGGCACACAAGTTGGTGCAGAATTCAGTATGACGTTTGATGTCCCCGATGCTCTCTTTAATGCATTGCTTGTTGCAGGGGACACTGTCATGGTGCGTGCTGTGGCAACTAACCAACTCCAACTCACAGACGCTGAACCGATGGAATTTGCCATCAAGTTGGATGCTGGTGATTACCCACCTGAAGTGTTGAGACTTGAAGTTGATGAAGCGTCCACCACGATGCGTAATCCAGATAGTGATGGCCCACAAGGCATGGTCACTATTAACGCATACACATTACCACTGACCGGTCCGCGGACTGTCGGCGTTCGGTTTGTCGCTACACAGGGCGATGGAGCACCGATAGAACTCGGCACTGCTACTCAAAGTGATACACCCGGTCTTGTTGATGCAGTTGATGCCGCAGTTGATGCCGCAGTTGCAGGAGCTGACGCTCCGATCAATACCAGTGAAACGGTATGGTCCCTTGCCGTAGATACGGCGAAGCTGCTGCCAGATACCATCACGAAGGATAGCCTTGGTGCACGCGACGCATCTAAGGATGACAACCCGTATACCATCAGTGCTTTTGCTGTCAGCGAAGATGGAAAAAATGATTGGCCCTCTGATGCCACAGCGATGCTTTCCGTTGACAATGTTGATGATGTTGGACCTCTCGGACCAACGAATATCACCGCTATTGCTAACGCTAATGGTATGGTTGAAGCCGATACCCATCGTGGACTCGTTGACGAAAATGATCCGTCAGTCGTTCCACAGAGTATTACGCTGACCATTGAACCGACTGCTGTTCGGAAAACTTACACATCAGTGATGTTGGTCAGTGATCCTGAAATTAATGCTGCGCTCATCAGTGATATAACCGAAACCGCTGAAGGTAGTGGCGTTTTCATGGTAACCGTTGACATAGGTGCCTTGGGTATTGAAGGAAACGGCACTTATAAACTCCACGCCTTGGTTGATGACGAACCTAACAACGGGCAGGACGGTGCGTCTCCGGAAAGCACGATCCACGTCAAAAATTACGAGCGTCCAGACCCTGCTGTTTTCAAGTTAATGGTAGATGTTGGCACACAGAAGAACGCAGATAGTGAAGGTCCACAGGGCACTTTCATGTTCACGGGCTACACTATTGAGCAGAATTCGCCGCCTATTGAGTCGATTCGTTTGGAAGCAAAACGCGCAAACGATACAGACTGGACAACAATCGGCACTGGTGATGCCAGCACTTCTGTTGATATTGAAGATGCAGCACTCCCCGGTGTTCTTGATCACCTGACCGGTATCGTCGTTGAAGGCACCGAGACAGGTGATAAATCAGTTGTCGCCATTGATGCCACTAATAAACAATGGGTAGTTTCCGTAGATACGGTAGCATTGGCACTCGAAGATACTATCACGAAGGATAGTCCCGGCGCACGGGATGTCTCCAAGGATGACAATCAGTATACGGTTCGTGCTTTTGCTGTTGACGCAAGTGGAAAAGAGTGGGCTTCTGATGCTACGGCAATGTTCTCACTTGACAACGTTGACGATGTCGCACCACTTGCACCTACAGGCATTAGCATAACAAGTGTTGACGGCGTTGATACTGTCTTTGAAACCGCTGAAGATGGCAGCTACACTGTTGGTGGGCTCGTTGATAAATATGATGATGCTGTCGCATCCCCGGTGGCTACATTTATGATTGAACCGGTAGCGGCGCGGAAGACTTACAAGTCCGTCAGACTCGCAATGTATCCTGAAGGTGCGCTTGTCAGTGAGATAACTGAAACCGCCGAAGGCAGTGGCGTTTTCACGGTAACTGTTGATGTCGGTACACTCGCTGATGGTGAAACATACCTTGAAGAAGGTACCTATACGTTCCAAGCGCTCGCGAAAGACGAGTTTGACAATGAGGAAACTGACGGTTCTAAAATCTCGGTAACTGTTGACAATGATTACCGACCGGCTCCGGAAGTTTTGGTAGTCGCCGTAGATCCCGAAAGCATTACACAGACGAACCCAGATAGTGGTGCCCCCCAGGGAACGATTACGCTTAATTCCCGCTCTTATGAGATAACATCTCCACCGATTTCAGGCAAGCGCTTTGAAGTCAAGCGTCCGATGGACGAAGAGTGGATTGATGTTGGCACTGCTACTGAAAGTATGATGGTTAGCGATGTTTCGGATGCAGAACTTGCTGATTTCGTTGGGGACGTAGCCAGTGCAGCAGCGAGTGCAACGGAAGCAAACGAGAGTGGTGAACTCACTGTTGTACAGATCGACCGTAGCCAGACGTATCAAGAATGGATGCTTGAGGTTGATACAACGACACTTGAGGATACTATTACTGCTGATAGTCCTGCCGCACGTGATGCTTCTAAAGACGATAACCAATATATGGTGCGTGTAACCGCAATCGCTGAAGCAGACGGAAGCGAAACTATGTCGGCAGACGGCATTACAGCACATTTCTCGGTTGACAACGTTGACGATGTCTCACCGGTAGGTCCGACGAACATTGTCGCTGTTGCTGACGTTGCTGGTATGATTGAAGCAAACGAAGATGGTAGTTATACGGTTGGCGGGATTGTTGATGATACAGTTCCTTCACCAATAGCAACATTTACAATTGAACAGACTGCTGATCCTATAACCTATGAGGGTGGGTCAGTGAACTTGGTGCAAACCACAGCGGACGGCACCGAAAGTACTATCGAGGGCGAAGCCGGTATTCTGGACACTATTACAATTGATGTCGGAATGCTCGAAAATGGAACTTACATGTTCCACGCTTTAACTGTTGACCAATTCGGCAATGTGCAGACCGATGAATCCCCGATGATAACGGTGCACGTACTCAACTTCCGAGTCTCTGATGTTACTGACATATCAGTCATCGCTGTAGATGGTACGGACGTTGCGGAACCACCCGCAGAACCGATTCCACTTCGTAACTCAGTCTCTGTGAGTTTCATGGTTGCAAACGGTTCGTTAGCTGCTGAGGAACTGAGTGGCGCAGTCAACGGACAAGAGATGCCGAGTGAGAGTGCTGAAGATCCAGAAAATACCTTCTCACTTATGGTAGAGGTCGGATCATTGGTAGACGGTGTCTATGCACCCGACGCTGTGGTCACCAAACGGAACGGTTCGGTCGCATTCCCGGTAACAGAAGTTAATGTGGATAACACCGGTCCGATGATTACCATCGAATCACCTACGGAAGACGAGACGGTGGATAGCCTGCCGACCATCCGGGCAACCTATAATGACGGTGCAGGATCTGGTGTTGATGGCGCAACTGGAAGCCTTGCAGTGGCACGTCTCCAGCCACCTAACGAAGCTGAAGTGGTTGTTGACCAGGCGGAACTTGAAAAAGATGCCGCAAGCTTGGTTTACACCCGCAGAGAGCCACTCGCTGG
This sequence is a window from Candidatus Poribacteria bacterium. Protein-coding genes within it:
- a CDS encoding Ig-like domain-containing protein → MSLNTASGRQFVEGFINQLAPPGLTIEAEVVVNAILDEVPRGFLPKKQIRQILLSILLSRRLTAFPKEADNLDTENFGNAITPNFADFLYTDFGTAPNQKYLTSDGLHVYTRVPAKVDRVEFGLSDGPPKAGTEVKMEGLGADTIPYTFRLEETLAATNLPAWPGLDNTQLFSEVRLRYSTNGPNPEEGYFSKVMTPTDTGNGVVWEESFGIPTSGSVYYFFEVELIDPLYFTTLDRDAIAALDPTTVTLADVFDPANLHKIRIDGWAMPDPRNLQLTDRGILGDLFTPNLGAEFSQILTSPQVLDVVSRALAGQQVNINDILNVATPKQLNKIRKILVRNANALITQFENEFNPRLASVFTVPRVDLATHSLWTARIDNIADGNYQLKVDVLHEDGTVLDRIQENITVDTSAPEAGIGISPSDANATGYWNDDDDIFVATAPTAGTAAMLNIMGMPKAADIGPGAGYLFYQMIGLNEDGTPYLGEPSTYQPNTWMPLTVDSTMLVSNIWEAVKAAVAEGELDAPSDPILQAALASPLSVVLGILNADLIQQFAGPFLKDLEPYIGFSSLSESQAQLIVEALGPTIDIVDHLVPVTFDASDHLVMPIQGEGLPLMVGNYGIRAMGIDTLFNVGSYTAPTHLRIVAPNDPAQINRASVIRVSIGDRNGDGIVDEQYEHGTIYANTTQGVELTIKIDQHPHFLAGIAVEYQDANGNWQPSPVAFSADELAGTQVGAEFSMTFDVPDALFNALLVAGDTVMVRAVATNQLQLTDAEPMEFAIKLDAGDYPPEVLRLEVDEASTTMRNPDSDGPQGMVTINAYTLPLTGPRTVGVRFVATQGDGAPIELGTATQSDTPGLVDAVDAAVDAAVAGADAPINTSETVWSLAVDTAKLLPDTITKDSLGARDASKDDNPYTISAFAVSEDGKNDWPSDATAMLSVDNVDDVGPLGPTNITAIANANGMVEADTHRGLVDENDPSVVPQSITLTIEPTAVRKTYTSVMLVSDPEINAALISDITETAEGSGVFMVTVDIGALGIEGNGTYKLHALVDDEPNNGQDGASPESTIHVKNYERPDPAVFKLMVDVGTQKNADSEGPQGTFMFTGYTIEQNSPPIESIRLEAKRANDTDWTTIGTGDASTSVDIEDAALPGVLDHLTGIVVEGTETGDKSVVAIDATNKQWVVSVDTVALALEDTITKDSPGARDVSKDDNQYTVRAFAVDASGKEWASDATAMFSLDNVDDVAPLAPTGISITSVDGVDTVFETAEDGSYTVGGLVDKYDDAVASPVATFMIEPVAARKTYKSVRLAMYPEGALVSEITETAEGSGVFTVTVDVGTLADGETYLEEGTYTFQALAKDEFDNEETDGSKISVTVDNDYRPAPEVLVVAVDPESITQTNPDSGAPQGTITLNSRSYEITSPPISGKRFEVKRPMDEEWIDVGTATESMMVSDVSDAELADFVGDVASAAASATEANESGELTVVQIDRSQTYQEWMLEVDTTTLEDTITADSPAARDASKDDNQYMVRVTAIAEADGSETMSADGITAHFSVDNVDDVSPVGPTNIVAVADVAGMIEANEDGSYTVGGIVDDTVPSPIATFTIEQTADPITYEGGSVNLVQTTADGTESTIEGEAGILDTITIDVGMLENGTYMFHALTVDQFGNVQTDESPMITVHVLNFRVSDVTDISVIAVDGTDVAEPPAEPIPLRNSVSVSFMVANGSLAAEELSGAVNGQEMPSESAEDPENTFSLMVEVGSLVDGVYAPDAVVTKRNGSVAFPVTEVNVDNTGPMITIESPTEDETVDSLPTIRATYNDGAGSGVDGATGSLAVARLQPPNEAEVVVDQAELEKDAASLVYTRREPLAGGAYRVTVQVTDNLGNVGEGSAEFAVNGTLPTVAIHSPASGQTFEHGKPLISGEFSGAGTVEVTTFTVNDDDATPEVSGNRFSYTPEEALGDGNHMVVVAVTDGDGNMAQTSVTFMVEMPKDTTPPVISSVAPTGLIKGANNEALGNTRVSAVVTDEQSAVSAVEFHINGVKVPVSRLQIAAGTIEAPVDLTKGPGLYTVRLKATSEGGTTEHVWTFTFAIDGVAPTISSITPNGTIRTETPTISASATDESGVHRIRISVFNAQNQQVKGSVENDGVELELDEEKGEYSYKGEDGDIVDITRADFIPENPLTEGTYLIIVDADDTLGNTATARGSFTIDFDTAAPIITMASPHQNARFKLKPGDKAPTVSIAYADAESGIDVDSITLVIEGVDSDYKATPSGTKITFQSGQKSASQVMHPLLVDTNAKPETWAGEYVVRLEVADKAHLAGYVSAKNKGTREANRTVHTFSFFLEAAEGPILASRPLNYPNPFKDNTRISFTLARQATVSIVIYDITLRPVRVLVDNRVFDAGNYTLKENGSDAIGWDGTSSSGEDLARGIYFCEIIVADGFEPEYAILKLALTR